Below is a genomic region from Rosa chinensis cultivar Old Blush chromosome 5, RchiOBHm-V2, whole genome shotgun sequence.
TTCTTGCGTTTGGGAtacaaaaggaaatgaaatactTTCTTGATGAAGAGAAAATGAAGGGGGAAGTGGATCATTCCAAACTCTAAATGAATCACTTTCCCTCATTCTTTCTttacatttattactcacaatacAATATGTTATTGCATTAATTATAAACTTTTTAAAAATTTTCCTTATAATTTTCCTTATGTTATCAAATATGGGAGTGGAAAGTGTTtgagaaatttcatttcccttacAATTagttttgtaaattatatggaCTGAGTTGCTTGGAATTAAATTGGATAtctaatttgtgttttttgTAATCGATCTATTGTAATTGTAGATGTTACTAAACAACTTAACGGGAACAATTGTTTCAACCACCGTAATTTATTCATACTTTACTCCTGCTCATCCTCTATCATCAACCCATCATAGAATTAACgaaaaaataaatgaatcactttcccttattatttctttgcatttattactcacaatacATTATCTTATTGCATTAATAATAAACTATTTAATAATtttcctgataactttccttatgTTACTAAATATGAGAGTGGAAAGTGTTTGAGAAATTTCACTTCCCTTTCCATGagaaagataaaggaaatactttcattttcatgaatcaaaccagacctaaggaaaaaaaaatccgatTAAGTTGAACAAAGACACGATAAAGTGCAAAAACGTCATTATGGACGGTATAATTGAAGTGATTAAGGGCGTAATAAGTAAAGTGGGGGGCTTTCACACGAGCATAGAGAAGTAGAGAACAGTGGAGTCATTTCCACGATACGCATTCGTCAAACCTCGTGAAAGGGCCCCACATGGTCCCTGCACGCGTGCCCCATCCAACGGCCATCATTGCCCCCGCAATAGACGGAAAGCATTTCCAAGGCCCCCAATCCGACGGCTCCCGCTCTCCGTGTTTGACTCCTCTCTGTCTCACAGTCCCAACACACATCCCAATAAAACccaaaaactaaaattaaatacCAACCCAAACCCAAAACTACCAAACCCAGAGCTTTAGATCTTCCCTCATCTGCTCCAATCCACTGAATTTCAGCTCACAAATCCGACAACCCAAGTCCGATCCTCTCAGAAAACATAGGTTTTGATCTAAAGTTTCAGTCTTTTTTGTTTGATTCTTGTGTATTTGAGTTGGGTTTGTTTTTGAAGGGCTTAAAGCTCTGATCTTTGAGCTGGTTCATGTTGattctatttgatttttgaaaCTTTTAGTGCTTGGTTTGGTCTCATGAAGTTGGGTTTTCTATTGGAACTATGGTGCTTAGATTCCTTGGAAATTAGCTTTTTTGTGAGCTCAATCTGGATTAAGATAAGTTTGGTTGCTGATAAGCATATATAGAAATGAATGAATTTAGATTAATCTCAGCTCATCAGTTTAGTAAAGGGCTTTGCTTTGCCAGACCCACATCATGAAAATGAAATGTCAtttttttgtggttttctttGTACTTGTTTCATTATCCAAGCTGGTGTCTTTTTTGGTGTTATATATTCTGCTACCTGACTTGAGATGTAAATGTCTGATAAGGTTTGATTAACTTTGTGTTtgtccttcttcttttttgttgttaGTGGGGGAGTTTGAAGGCTAGTACCTATTGTTTTGGAATCAAAGAAGTAAAATCAAAATGCCGTGGAACAGGAACTGTGTTCGTTTGGTGGTGTTCTTCCGCGTCATACTGTAATTGTATTCACTCGGTGAGACTATACCCTCCCTGTATTATAGTATGTTTAATGAGTTGGCTATGCTTACGTCAATTCAGCTTATAAGTTGTAGAAATTGATGTAAATATTGAAACGGGACTACCCATTTAGCTCCACCATCTCCTTTTACCCTTTATGTGCTCTGCAAGATTTTTAACAGCAGTGTAACTATTATTTCTATTGGTGTTTCTGAAAAGTTTCTTTTGTTACGAATCGAACAAAAACTTCCTGCAAGTAAAGTGGTTCCTTTTAGATAAATAATctgttaagtttttttttttttccccacatTTTTTAAAATTACATGGTGCATTTTGTGATGTTTactttgtttcttgtttctttttcaattttcatactGACAAATGCTGTTTTGAGGGTATACTTCTGCAGGAGAAACTCTTTGGTTGTTGAAGAAATCTTATTTGGTGATTTTTACGGGTAGCTAGAGTTGTGAGAATGTATGTTGGGGTAACCATAAGGAGATACAGAGCTATTCAGGACGTTGGGAAATTTATGATGTATGTTGGGATCATTGCCTACTACCAACTGATGCAAGTTTGCCAGGTACTACCAATATTTCATTTCCCTTCTGACATGCTGTTGTTAATCTTCTACGAGCACCAATTGGATTCTTTGACATGTCTAGTGGATTTCATATGTTCACCAAGAAGGATGGAATAAGATAACTGGCATGGAATTCTCTGATATGTTTAATGTATTTCATTTCTTCACTATAAAGCATAGAATAAGATGATCAACAAGAAAGATGCaactatttccaaaaaaaaactcATGGTTATTGGCATAGTACATGGTTTGCTTTTGGCTGTTTATGTATATCAGGACTAGCATATGTAGGGTGGGATGTTCAACTCTGTTCCTTCCTTAATAATTAGACTTCAATAGCTTGTTGGCTGTTTTTGCCTGAACTTAAGTGATGATATACTTTCAATTGAAATGATTTTCAAAACCCTGCATTAAGTGGAAATGTTGATATTTTTTATTGTCCTTTGGCATCTTATAATTTAAGATAGGTTACTTTGAAAGCTGTGGAATCGAGCTCCTTTTTCGTTTCTTTTTTAACCGCACAGTTTGcattatttttgtattttcacAAATGCATATGTATGTGTTGAATATTCTCATTTCTGCCTTTTGTGGTAGTCTTGGCAATGTGATTTAGCATGACTGCTTGTACCCATTTGAAGATATATTATTGTGTTGATCTTCTTCTATTTGCTCGTACAGGCTGAATATTTTCGTCAGTTGCTTAAACCTGTTACGTAGTCTAATATTGCGGACCTTGTGACTCTGGGATTTGGATAGACTGCTCTCCAGCTGTATTTATACATAAGAAGGCAGTGGTATTGATTGTGGTTGCTGTTAATTGGGAATTAGGCGGCTTTCCAGTAGCAGAATGGCAATAAGTTGATTTGCAAAACAGTCCTTTGTATTACTTAACGAATCTTTATCTAGTCGAAGTCGTAGTATCTTCTAATCAAGTTGAAACTCCACCTGTTCAGCTTTAATTACTTAGGATTTCTGATGCAGAGTGACCAAGCATTTGACCCAAACAAGGCAGCACGGCCCTTTGCAAATCAAGTGGGTAATAACTACATGCATATGCCTGTGGCATCTCCTTTTGGTACTGTTTTACCTCACGATGCAATGCACTACAAACCCTTCCATGGTGTTGAATTTCAAACCTCTGACATTTGCCCAAAGAATTTCATAATCTTTGACCAGACTGATCATCGCAGTCAGATTATGTTCAATCCTGCAATTGCCCACAAAATTTCTGGTCCTGCCTTTGACATCTGTGCAGCTTACATGCAAGACAATTTGGGATTGATTGAGGGAAATAATGAGAATAGAGAAACATCTTCATCTCTGAAGGAGGATTCAGATGATATTGATGCATTGTTGAGCttggaagatgaagaagagcaaGAAGAATATGATGAGGAAGAGGTCAGTACAGCACGAACTCATGGAAACTATGGGAGTTCATACTCTGATTCTTGCTCCAGTTATGGTTTGAAAACCAGGAATGAAGGGCAGAATTTTTCACTTGAAAAAACTTCTGGCATTggtagcagcagcagcagcagctgcaACAGTGAAAGAAAacgaaagaaaatgaagaagatggTGAGAGCACTAAGAGGGATTGTACCTGGTGGGAATGAAATGAACACGGTTGCTGTTATAGATGAAGCTGTTCAGTACTTGAAGTCTCTCAAAGTCGAGATGCAGAAGCTTGGAGTTGGGAATTTGAATAACTAAGATGGAACCTGCAATGGTGGTAATATTAGGTTTCTGTGCTTTCTGGAGCTTCTACTGGAAACTTAATCTCCTCATTAATGGTCAGATTGAAGATATTTGCTTTGCTTTGTAATATGAATACTCATTTTCTTGTTTTCACTTAATTTTCAATGGCATGTTGCAGCTACCAACTGCTATGTAAAACTATGCACCCTTTTCTCCAGCCTTGACTGGTTAATCAAATTTCATTAAGTTAGTATATTTGAAGTTCCATCGTTTCTTATAGATATCCGAGTTATTGTGGGAACAGGTTCACTGTCATTACTCACTTCTGTATCGCCTATTCATCTGTTTGAATTCCAGAGACATGAATATCGTGGAGATACATGCATGGTGCATTGTTGTATTGCCCGGCATAACCAATAAGCATTCATGTGTGTGGCACACTAGTGTAATACATCATCCATTTGTATTTGGTGCTGGATTTATCTAAGCTCCTTTTTCAAAGGCCAGGTTGCTTTATGTGAGCATGACTTACTCAAATCTGTGTCACCATCTTGGTTTCTTATACTTTAAATCCATCCATGTATGCTTTACATTATCTTTTAGGTGCTGCTATTGTAGGGACATGGATGTATGGTGCTTTTGTGTCCTATTCATCCGTATGTTGAAACCCCACTGAAGACTATAGGCGCTTGTGTTAGTGGAGCACCATTGAAGACTTTTCTCGAGTTTTTCCACTACTGCCATTTCTTGCTTGCTAATGGCGCCTTTAGTCCCCACTCTGAAATCAATTTTGTCAAGTTGGGGATGTCTTTACTCTTTAATACCCATCATCCCAACAGTGCTCGTGTTTTCTGGTAATTTTGTTCTTGGCTTTTTCCCATCCATCTATGTACTTTATTTCCTATTGAGATTTGAAGTAACTTTAAGAAAAACGAAATTTTTTTGCTGAAATGTTGTTGAAAATATATGGCCCATTACAGTTGGAGCTAATGTAGTATCTGTGACTCAACAGAATGCAGAGTGAGGGCAAGAAGATGCAGAATGATCTGTATCTGCTGTTTAATTAGGCCACTTTTATTTGATTGTCTATGTTATTAAAACTTTGAAACAGTAAATACTAAATTCATGTCTGCGAACCCTCGAACCGTCCAATCCCCAAAGGACATGGGCATTATCAGATCAATAAGAAACCCTTTTAGCTAATAACTCAACAGCTAGGAGTATCTGATATACAGAGGTGATTGCACCGATTGAGTGATTAGGAACAAAACGATAAAAATAACTAATTTATTAATAAGTTGGGCTAAATTGAgtacaattaaaaataaaagagaaaagcgAACTAAATTTTCCTACACAAAATCCTCATAACCAAACCACTAAATTACCAACTTTAAGCCACCAAACCAATCTCTACACAAGGTTAACTTGGAGAGGGAATGTAACCAGATCGTCTCCGAGCGAAATGGTGTGGCTGCCTGATGGTAAAAGATTATAAGCTGTATAATCAATAATTCCCAAGCTCTTGTAAACATTGAAGACAAATTTGACTTTCTCAGTCTTGCCAGCCTCAACAAACACCCTCTGAAACCCAATAACCTGCTTAGCATGTGTAGAGGCAATGCCACTTGGGGGTTTAGAGTAAACTAAAATGACTTCACCTCCATCCCTTCCACCCACATTTCGTACTTCAACCTCAAACTCGAAATCATATTGGCAGTCCAAGTCATCAATGAGGACTGAAGGGCAAGCTGGTTTCTTTTCCCCTTGTTTGTACTCCAAGTCACGGCAGTGTTGGGTCTTCTCCAACTTAATGTCTACAGATCTCTTTGCAGATAGTATAGTGTAGTTGAATTTGGTGTAGCTAAGACCATATCCAAATGGGTAAACTGTGGATCCATTGTAGAACTTGTATGTACGACCAGGATATCCTAAGCTATCAATTGGCCTCAATGGCATGGAGGTTAAGGGTAGCATATCCACATAATCAGCTGGGTACCATGTAAGAGGTAATCTTCCACCTGCAACATAGTGAACAAACAAGTGTTATTAATTATGAACAAACCAGTGCTAATAATTATGAGTTTGTCACATCAAAGGTGAATCCTCAAGCATTATTGATACTTACCCGGATTGTAATGTCCAAAAACAACATCTGCAATGGCACGGCCACCTTGCTCACCAGGGTATCCAGCCCACAAAATGGCTTTGATGTTATCATTGTTCTTGGCAAAGTTGATATCAACACCCCCTGCAGACAATATCACAAGAATTACCGGACCTTTTGACACTTGAGCAACTTGGTTGATGAATTGGGTTTGATACCCCGGGAGAAGAAGATCAGTCCTGTCCAAGCTCTCAGCCTCAACTGATAAGTCTAATCCAGCAAAAATTATTGTCACATCAGCTTCCTTTGCAGCTTGCATGGCTGGGAATATCAGGCTCTCATTTGGACACTTAACATCACATCCCACTTCATACTTCACTTCTCCATATTTCGAAAAAGCATCAAGAGGTGAGATGAACTTGCAAGGAATACCTGCACACGGTAAAAATGTATAGTTCCTTAGAGTGAACTACAATTTTGGTGttaaaataattttattgtaaAACAGTTAGAAAACATTATAATCTTCAATATACCTGCATAATTTCCAATCATAGCTGTAGTAGCATTGGCATGAGGCCCGACCACGGCCAATTTCTTGATCTTGTAAGAGTTGACAGGCAAAGTTTCATTGGCATTTTTTAGTAAAACAATTCCTTCTTTGGCTGCTTCTCTTGCCAATTCAATGTGTTCTTGGGAGCACACATCTTTCTTGCCAAGTGAGTTGTAAATAGGGTTTCCATCAAAAAAGCCTAGCCTCATAAGTACCACATAAAGCTGCTTCAAAGAATTGTCTATTTCTTTAACCTTCACCTTCCCTTGTTTCACAGCAGACTCGGTGAAATTAGGGTAGTAGACTCCACAGTCCAAATCCATCCCTATAGTAATGTAATATAGATATTAGTTAATTGAACTCGGATATGttaattaaaaccaaaagctaGAGATTAGCTCATCCACAAAGAATCCGAATATTTAACTCTTGATAGGAAATTGCAAATTAAGACCATAAACATGACTATATATAGGAGAATAGGATAAAATATATCTGATGCTACCAGCAGCTATTGTCTTTTATAGAATGAGCCATAAATGTGAATCCATACAGCAACTGCATGCAAGAACGAAAAGCTAGAAGTTGGATGAGTTATGCCAAAGATTAACCTGCTTTTAATGCTTGTGCAGAAGCTTCCACTCCAGTGTCACCAAGCCATTTATGGCCATTCACCATTACTTCTAGAGAGTCACAATCTGAGACAATGTAtctacaaaacaaataaaaattaagatGGTTAATTGCATTATAGGTTGCAGAGAAAATTGAATtaagtttaaaattttaaattaaatacTACAAATCATACCCATGAAGGTCCCATTCTCCTCTAATGGTATCTTTCAAGAGCTTTGTATCAGCACAAGCTGGTATTCCATTAATCCTGTTGTAGGAGCACATTACACTACTAACATCACCATCTTTAACACACATCTCAAATGGTTTAAGGAAAGTCTCTGACATATCTTGCTCCGTAACCTTTTGATCAAAAAGTAAAGAACAAATTTTAGAAACTTCATCAATATGTAACATATAGAAATGTAGCAACTCATGTGTTCAAATACAGTCACCTGGGCATCAAAATGGTAACGATCCACACCAAGCCAGTTATCAACATCATAGGCAGCATAGTGCTTGCAGCAAGAGGAGACCTTAAGAGGCCTAGAGTTCAAGTCTGCAAAATTCTCTGTACCCTTAACATCTTGCAAGCCTCGGACATAGTTTATAGCATAAGCTCCAACAACATAAGGGTCTTCACCGGGCGTCTCTGTGGCTCTTCCCCACCTTGGATCCCTCACTACATTTATATTGGGACTCCAATATGTCAATCCACCCTTTCCTAGGTTGTACATGGCTCTTGCTTCTGTTGAAACAAcctgaaataaaataaataattcagCTAACGTAAATCACATCATAAATTAACAAAATCTAAGCTACTTAAAGAGGAAACATGATTTCGGAGCCTATAAATGATCGAGTAAACATCTAATATAGGATTCCATCAGTTGTGAATCACTGTTAAAATATGCAAAGCATGCATTTGCTTGCCCTAGTTTTTTTGCTAAAGTTCGTTTCCATCTACGCTACTGATGATATACAGTAGCatgttatatatacatatatatttgtgtacgaaatttttttatgtaaatatatctTCTCCAACCAGAAACAAAGAAGATGAGTAATTAACGTAGGCATCATGGGTGTATTTCAAATATACCTGGCCAATCTCCTTCCACAAGGACTCGTTGAATGACGCGGCGGTGAGAATGACAGGGGGGAAGCTTGTTGCACCGGGAACAACATCATCAAAGTACGTACCCGGACCGACATTGGATACACCGTGGAGTGCCTCAGACCACCACTCGTACTTGGGCAAGCCTAGTCTAGGCACCCCAGCTGCTTTGTTTCCGAGCTGCTGCACTTTCTCTGCCAAGGTCATCCTATCCACCAAGTCTTTGACCCTAGCATCGTACGGCAAGGCTGAGTCGCAGAAGGCAAAGTCAGATATGTTCAGGCCGATGTTGGAGTACCTTGACGGATCACACACAATGGTAAAGTTAGTGGCTCCATTGGTGGAAACACTTGTAGAGTTGAGAAGTTTTCTTCCAGCATTAGAAGAAACGAAGAAAGAAGAGGCAATGGAAAAATAAACGAGCAAACTGACAATGGTAGCCATGATTACTCCTCTCTCAAGCTAGGTGACGATGAAAATACCAAGCTACATATATACCTATATATAGTAGTTGAGTGAAATGTGTTTGTTTTCTAAATATCagataaaatatttcaaacgGATTCATTTAGATAATTGGATAAGTTTTCCATATCTCTAACATTGTTTCAATTCAGTAAGGTAAGCTAATATCATGAGTTAAATGAAAAGAGGATATTTGGCTAAAAGCTACATATATACCCATATATAGTAGTTTAGTGAGATATGTTTGTTTTCTAAATATCagataaaatatttcaaacgGAGTCATTTAGATAATTGGATAAGTTTTCCATATCTCTAACATTGTTTCAATTCAGTAAGGTAAGCTACTATCACGAGTTAAATGAAAAGGGGATATTTAGCTTAAAGCTACATATGTACCTATATATAGTAGTTTAGTGAGATATGTTTATTTTCTAAATATCagataaaatatttcaaacgGATTCATTTAGATAATTGG
It encodes:
- the LOC112165669 gene encoding transcription factor bHLH144; the encoded protein is MQSDQAFDPNKAARPFANQVGNNYMHMPVASPFGTVLPHDAMHYKPFHGVEFQTSDICPKNFIIFDQTDHRSQIMFNPAIAHKISGPAFDICAAYMQDNLGLIEGNNENRETSSSLKEDSDDIDALLSLEDEEEQEEYDEEEVSTARTHGNYGSSYSDSCSSYGLKTRNEGQNFSLEKTSGIGSSSSSSCNSERKRKKMKKMVRALRGIVPGGNEMNTVAVIDEAVQYLKSLKVEMQKLGVGNLNN
- the LOC112201989 gene encoding beta-xylosidase/alpha-L-arabinofuranosidase 1; translated protein: MATIVSLLVYFSIASSFFVSSNAGRKLLNSTSVSTNGATNFTIVCDPSRYSNIGLNISDFAFCDSALPYDARVKDLVDRMTLAEKVQQLGNKAAGVPRLGLPKYEWWSEALHGVSNVGPGTYFDDVVPGATSFPPVILTAASFNESLWKEIGQVVSTEARAMYNLGKGGLTYWSPNINVVRDPRWGRATETPGEDPYVVGAYAINYVRGLQDVKGTENFADLNSRPLKVSSCCKHYAAYDVDNWLGVDRYHFDAQVTEQDMSETFLKPFEMCVKDGDVSSVMCSYNRINGIPACADTKLLKDTIRGEWDLHGYIVSDCDSLEVMVNGHKWLGDTGVEASAQALKAGMDLDCGVYYPNFTESAVKQGKVKVKEIDNSLKQLYVVLMRLGFFDGNPIYNSLGKKDVCSQEHIELAREAAKEGIVLLKNANETLPVNSYKIKKLAVVGPHANATTAMIGNYAGIPCKFISPLDAFSKYGEVKYEVGCDVKCPNESLIFPAMQAAKEADVTIIFAGLDLSVEAESLDRTDLLLPGYQTQFINQVAQVSKGPVILVILSAGGVDINFAKNNDNIKAILWAGYPGEQGGRAIADVVFGHYNPGGRLPLTWYPADYVDMLPLTSMPLRPIDSLGYPGRTYKFYNGSTVYPFGYGLSYTKFNYTILSAKRSVDIKLEKTQHCRDLEYKQGEKKPACPSVLIDDLDCQYDFEFEVEVRNVGGRDGGEVILVYSKPPSGIASTHAKQVIGFQRVFVEAGKTEKVKFVFNVYKSLGIIDYTAYNLLPSGSHTISLGDDLVTFPLQVNLV